The nucleotide sequence GATTCCATCCCCGATTTCAACCGGTTTGATGTTTTAAATATTGATACCCATCCCGTCAGAAATTTGGCGGTTTTAATTAATGCCAAAGATATTCGAGGGGAATGGCGGCAATATTGGGGGCTACAGTTTGAATTTTGTCGCCGCGATAGAGAATAATTCCAAAAGGAATTTTTTTGTGCCGGATATCTTTGAAGAATGTTTGCATTCCCTTGATATCACTGTTTTGGATGCGCACAGCGTGTTTGATTTCTATCGCGTAAAGAAATTCCCCATACTCCAGTAGAAGATCGATTTCATGCCCGGCATGGGGTTGCCAGAAATAAAAAGCGGGTGGTGAAAGAAATGTGGCGCATATTTTCTGAATTTCATTGATAACCCACGTTTCAAAAAGGGCCCCCAAACGGCCGCTGTTTTTTAGCATCTCTTCCGATTCGTATCGGAGGAAGAAACAGGCCATTCCGGTATCCATGAGATAACATTTGGGAGATTTAACTAGGCGCTTTTTGATGTTGGTGTGATAAGCCGGAAGAGTAAAAGCCTGATACGATGTGCGTAAAATATCGAGATACCGTTTGCAGGTGGGGACAGTAACGCCAATGTCCTTGGCCAGATCACTCAAATTCAGGATGTTTCCGGTTTGGAAAGCCAGCGATTGGTAGAATTTCTGAAAATCTTCCAGATTGCCGATTTGTGCAAGATTTCTGAGATCTCTCTCAATGTAAGTTGTCCTGTAATTTTCAAACCACAATGTTTTTTCTTCCGCCGTTTTTAATTCGCAAATTTTCGGCATACCACCCGATAAAATATGACCATAGAGATGATTCAAAGCTTTGGGTTTGATGTCATGGGACATTTTTAAAAAATCGGCAAAGTTTTTTGTCTTCAAAAGCTGGAAGAGAAAAACCGGTTGAGTTATCCCCGAAATTTCCCCGATGGAAAAAGGAAACAATTCAAGAAGTGCGGTCCTCCCAGCCAGTGTTTCGGTGATATTTTGCATCAGTTGAAAATTAGCCGAACCGGAGAGAATGAATTTTTTTTCGGGATTGTCGTCGATGATGGCCTTGATGGCGTGAAAAAGGGGCGGGGCTTTCTGGACTTCGTCGAGTATCGCCGGAGTTTTGGTGTTTTGAATGAAAAGATCGGGATCGTGAAGGGCCCTCTCCAGCAGGCCACGTTGATCAAAGTTGAGATATTCCCAGTTGGGCTCCTGAATGTGTTTGAGAAGAGTCGATTTGCCGGCTTGTCTGGGGCCAGTGAGACAAACCACTGAAAATTGTTTTAAACAGGACCTAAGTCGTTTTTCTTGGAGACGCGTTTTATATTGCACTGGAGAAGGGTGACATTGAAAATTTAAACTGTCAATTTAAATTCTCACATTAACCTTTCATTTTTAATTTCTGTTATTTATGCTAAAAAATAAAAATCCATGGGGATAACTATCGTTCATAAAAGTAATCTCAAGAAATTTAAGCCCAAGGCTACGAAGGCGCTTGTGTTGGCGGGAGGAGCTCTCACCGGAGCCGCTTTCAAAATTGGCGGGCTCAAGGCTTTCAACGACTATTTCACCAATTTTCGGATCACGGATTTTGACATTTTTTTGGGTATTTCTTCGGGTTCTTTGCTGGCTACTTCTCTTGTTGGTGGAATTTCTCCCGAAGAAATGCTGAAAAGTTTGGATGGGAGTTCCAAAAAATTTTCCAAACTCGAACCGTGGCATTTTTATTGGCCGAACTGGGAGGAATATCTTTTCCGCCCGGTTCACTACGCCACCAAGGCGGCAAGCTGGTTGCCTCTGGCTCTGTGGCGTTTGGTCACACGCATTCCGGTTCGCAAAGACGGCTTGCAAAGTTTGTTCGTTGATTTTTTGAAACATCCGACAGTGTCCCATTACCATCGTCTCATGGAAATGGTCGAGGAATCGGCTCTGTCGGATCATCCGTTTCCCTCTTTGCTTGAATGTCTCCCCTCGGGAGCCTTTGATAATGGCCCGTTGGAGCGATATCTGCGAAATAACATCCGTCACAATCGCATGACCAACAATTTTAAATTGGCCGCGAAGATGGGAGGGAAAAAACTCTACATCACCGCGATGACTTTGGATGGAGCGGAAGAGGTGGTCTTTGGACCCGATGAAAGAAATGACATCACAATTTCGAAAGCGGTGCAGGCTTCCACCGCCATGCCCGGTTTTTACAAACCCGTTAAAATCGGAAACGAATATTTTGTCGATGGCGGCGTTAAACAAACAGCCAAT is from Deltaproteobacteria bacterium and encodes:
- a CDS encoding ATP-binding protein; the encoded protein is MVCLTGPRQAGKSTLLKHIQEPNWEYLNFDQRGLLERALHDPDLFIQNTKTPAILDEVQKAPPLFHAIKAIIDDNPEKKFILSGSANFQLMQNITETLAGRTALLELFPFSIGEISGITQPVFLFQLLKTKNFADFLKMSHDIKPKALNHLYGHILSGGMPKICELKTAEEKTLWFENYRTTYIERDLRNLAQIGNLEDFQKFYQSLAFQTGNILNLSDLAKDIGVTVPTCKRYLDILRTSYQAFTLPAYHTNIKKRLVKSPKCYLMDTGMACFFLRYESEEMLKNSGRLGALFETWVINEIQKICATFLSPPAFYFWQPHAGHEIDLLLEYGEFLYAIEIKHAVRIQNSDIKGMQTFFKDIRHKKIPFGIILYRGDKIQTVAPNIAAIPLEYLWH
- a CDS encoding patatin-like phospholipase family protein, giving the protein MGITIVHKSNLKKFKPKATKALVLAGGALTGAAFKIGGLKAFNDYFTNFRITDFDIFLGISSGSLLATSLVGGISPEEMLKSLDGSSKKFSKLEPWHFYWPNWEEYLFRPVHYATKAASWLPLALWRLVTRIPVRKDGLQSLFVDFLKHPTVSHYHRLMEMVEESALSDHPFPSLLECLPSGAFDNGPLERYLRNNIRHNRMTNNFKLAAKMGGKKLYITAMTLDGAEEVVFGPDERNDITISKAVQASTAMPGFYKPVKIGNEYFVDGGVKQTANLDLMIQKKAKLIICYNPFRPYENREFVDKMSRHPKAKQQSLTEEGFFSVLNQFFRTIFHTRIHAALNLYEKSSTFDGDIILIEPEADDQAFFSMNPFALGHRLHAAQLGFESARNSIDKKFDKIAPILASYGITMNRKGVEVEYQKIHSEEPDPFMLKKVLEGEKRKKQRKRV